The DNA region ATGCCCTGACGTCCTGTCTCCGATACGCCTGTCAGCCGCCGCTCTTGCCTTGTGCGGCGTCGCCCGAGCCGGTCGAACCGCCGCCCGGTGTGTACGAGTCGCACGCGTGCGCAAGCGCCGACGCGCCCAGCAGCGCCGCGAGCAGCACGCTCAACCACCATCGAGCCTTCATCGTCGCGCTCCTTCGGGCGGACCTCCGCCCACCTGAGTTGTACGCGATCCTGCGCAAAATGCCAGGCCGACGGCGCCGCGCCGTGCGTCAGCGGAATTCGGCGTACAGCGCGCGCAGGTCGAGATGCTCGGCGAACGAATCGGCCAGCCGCTCCAGCGACGCTTCGCGCAGCGCCGGGTAGTCGATGCGTTCCGCGCCGTCGAGCCCCGCCCACGCGAGCAGTACCGCGCACGCGTCAGGCGCGTCGAACAGCCCGTGCACGTAGGTCGCGAGGATCTGCCCGTCCGCCGACACCGCGCCGTCCGGGCGCACGCCACCCGATGCGTCGCCCGCCGCCAGCGTCAGCGCGGGCGCCGCGAGCGCCGGCCCGCGCGTGTCGCCCATGTGGATCTCGTAGCCGTGCACGGCGGCCGCGCCGGGCAGCGCGAGATGCCCGGTCACGTTCTTCAGCGTCTTGTCCGGCTGCAGCGTCGTGTCGAAGTCGAGCAGCCCGAGCCCCGGCACGCTGGCCGGCGCACCCTCGAGGCCGAGCGGATCGTCGAGCGTGCGGCCGAGCATCTGCATCCCGCCGCAGATGCCGATCACCTTGCCGCCATAGCGCAGGTGCCGGCGGATCACCGCGTCCCAGCCCGCGTCGCGCAGCCACGCGAGATCGCGCTGCACGCTCTTCGAGCCGGGCAGGATCAGCAGGTCGGCGTCCGGCACCGGGCCGCTCTTCCAGTACGTGAACTCGACCTGCGGATGCGCGCGCAGCGGATCGAAATCGGTGTGGTTGCTGATCCGCGGCAGCGCGGGCACCACCACCCGCAGCACGCCGGCGTCGCCGCGCGCGGCGGCGCTGCGTGCCTGCGACGGCAGCATGTCCTCGGCGTCGAGCAGCAGCCCGTGCAGGTACGGCAGCACGCCGAACACCGGCTTGCCCGTCTGCGCGCGCAGCCAGTCGAGGCCCGGTTCGAGCAGCTTGATGTCGCCGCGAAAGCGGTTGATGACGAAACCGCGCACGCGCGCACGCTCGCTGTCCGACAGGCACGCGAGCGTGCCGACCAGGTGCGCGAATACGCCGCCGCGATCGATGTCGGCCACGAGCACGACCGGGCAGTCCACGCGTTCGGCGAAGCCCATGTTCGCGATGTCGCCTTCGCGCAGGTTGATCTCGGCCGGGCTGCCCGCCCCTTCGACGAGCACCGTGTCGTAGCCGGCGCGCAGCCGCGCGTACGATTCGAGCACCGCATCGAACGCGACCGGCTTGTAGTCGTGGTACGCACGCGCATCGAGGTTCATGCGCGCCTTGCCGTGAATGATCACCTGCGCGCCGCGATCGCTCGTCGGCTTCAGCAGCACCGGGTTGAAATCAGTATGGGGCGCCACGCCCGCAGCGAGCGCCTGCAGCGCCTGCGCGCGGCCGATCTCGCCGCCGTCGGCCGTCACCGCGCTGTTCAGCGCCATGTTCTGCGGCTTGAACGGCGCGACGCGCGCGCCCGCGCGGCGCGCGAGGCGGCACAGGCCCGCGACGAGCGTGCTCTTGCCCGCGTCGGACGTCGTGCCCTGGATCATCAACGTGCCGCGCGGCGGCGCTTCGGGTGCGTTCATCGTGTGCAAGGTGGTGGCGAAGCAAAGGCCGCATTATCGCCCGCGCCGCCGCGCGCGCGCCGTTACAATCACGCGATGATTCCGCACGACCTCACCTTCGTCCTCGGCGGCGCGCGTTCGGGCAAGAGCGCGCACGCCGAGCGTCTCGCCGCCGACAGCGGCCGCTCCGTCACCTATATCGCGACCGCAACCGCGAGCGCCGCCGATGCCGAGTTCGAGCAACGCATCGCGCATCACCGCGCGCGCCGGCCGGCCGCCTGGGGCTTCGCCGACGCGCCCGTCGACCTCGCCGGCACGCTCGCGCGGCTCGACGATCCGCGCGCGTGCCTGCTCGTCGACTGCCTCACGCTGTGGCTCACGAACCTGCTGTGCCCGCTCGACGGCGAACCGCTCGACGACGCGCAGTACGCGGCGCAGGTGGAGCGGCTCGAACACGCGTTGCGCCACGCGCGCGCGAAGGTGATCGTCGTCAGCAATGAAATCGGGCTCGGCGTCGTGCCGCTCGGGTCGGTCACGCGCCGCTACGTCGACGAGCTCGGGCGCCTGAACCAGCGCATCGCCGCACTCGCGACCCGCGTGACGCTGCTGGTGGCCGGGCTGCCGCTCGAGCTCAAGGCCGGAGCGCCGTCATGCTGATGCTGTCGCTGCCCGTCGTCGCGATGCTCGCGGTCGCGGCCGCGATCGTCGATCGCATCGTCGGCGAACCGGCCGGCTGGCATCCGCTCGTCGCGTTCGGCCGGCTCGCCGGCCGCATCGAAGCCGCGCTGAACACGGGCCGGCGCGGCCGCGTGGTCGGCGTCGCCGCATGGGTCGCGGCGGTGGTGCCGCCGGTTGCCATCGCCGCGTGGCTCGCGGCCGTGCTGCCCTGGCCGCTCGCGGCCGCGCTGCACGTCGCGCTGCTGTGGTTCGCGCTCGGCGCGAAGAGCCTCGCCGATCACGTCGCCCCGATCGCCGCCGCGCTGCTGCGGCACGATCTCGACGCCGCACGCGCGCTGACCGCGCGCATCGTGTCGCGCGACACCAGCGAAGCCGACGAAGGCGCGCTGTCGCGCGCGGCCGTCGAATCGGCGCTCGAGAACGGCAACGACGCGATCTTCGGCGCGCTGTTCTGGTTCGTGGTCGCCGGCGGCCCCGGCGCGCTGCTGTTCCGGCTCGCGAACACGCTCGACGCGATGTGGGGCTACCGCACGCCGCGCTTCCTGACCTTCGGCTGGGCTGCCGCGCGCCTCGACGACGCGCTCAACTGGATTCCCGCGCGCCTCACCGCCGCGAGCTACGCGCTGCTCGGCGACACGGCCGCCGCGTGGCGCTGCTGGCGCACGCAGGCACGCCACTGGGACAGCCCGAACGCGGGCCCCGTGATGGCCGCGGGCGCCGGCAGCCTGAACGTGCAGCTCGGCGGCCCGGCCGTCTATCACGGCCAAATCGAAGACCGTCCCGCGCTCGGCACCGGCGCGAGCGCGACGGCCGTGCACGTGGTCGCCGCGCTGTCGCTCGTCACGCGCACGCTCGCGCTGTGGCTCGCGCTGCTCGTCGCGAGCGGCGCACTCATCCTCGCTACCCATCATGTCTGACGCACGCATCCCGCACGGCGGCAACCTGCACGAAGCCGCGCGCCGCCACGGCATTCCGCACGACGACTGGCTCGACCTGTCGACCGGCATCAATCCGATCGGGTATCCGGTGCCGCCGGTCCCGGCCGACGCCTGGCGCCGGCTGCCCGACGACGGCGATGCGCTCGCCGCGTGCGCGGCCGGCTACTATCACGCACCCGATGCCGCGCACGTGCTGCCGGTCGCCGGCAGCCAGGCCGCGATCCGCGCGTTGCCCGCGCTGCTGCCAATCGGCGACGCCGGCGTCGCGGCGCTCGCGTATGGCGAATACGCGCCGGCCTTCGCCCGCCACGGCCATCGCGTCGTGCCGCTCGACATCGACGCGAACGTGTTGCCTGCAACGGTGCGTCACGTCATCGTCGGGAATCCGAATAATCCGACCGCCGAATGCGTGCCGGTCGAGCGGCTGCTCGGCTGGCATGCGCAGCTGTCGGCACGCGGCGGCACGCTGATCGTCGACGAGGCCTTCGCGGATACGGGCGCTACGCCCTCGCTCGCGCAGTACACCGATCGCCAGGGTCTCGTCGTGCTGCGCTCGGTCGGCAAGTTCTTCGGGCTCGCCGGCATTCGCGCGGGCTTCGTGCTCGCGCATCCCGACCTGATCGCCGCGCTGCGCGACGTGCTCGGCGCATGGACCGTCAGCGGCCCTGCGCGTCATGCAGTGACCGCCGCGTTCGCCGATCGCGCATGGCAGGCGGCCGCGCGCGAACGGCTCGCGACCGACGGCGAACGACTCGCCACGCTGTTGCGCATGCACGGCTTCGCGGTGCACGCGACACCGCTCTTCAGCTGGACCGACGACCCGCGCGCCAGCCCGTTGCATGCGGCGCTCGCCGCGCGCGGAATCTGGACGCGGTACTTCGCGCAACCGTCGAGCGTGCGCGTCGGCCTGCCGGGCTGCGAAGCCGAATGGCGGCGGCTCGCCGGTGCGCTCGCGGAGTGCGTCCCGATGCTGCAACAGGTATCCGCATGAACGCTCGCTTGTCGCGCCTGTTGCGACCGCTGCCGCCGCTCGCGATGCTGGTCGCGCTCGCGCTCGCGCACGCGCCCGTCGCTCACGCCGACGTCACGGCCCGCGACGATGCCGGCAATACCGTCACGCTGCCCGCCCCGGCCCAGCGCGTGATCAGTCTCGCGCCGCATGCGACCGAGCTGGTCTACGCGGCCGGCGGCGGCGCGAAGCTGGTCGGCACGGTCACGTACAGCGACTACCCGCCCGCCGCGCAGGCCGTGCCGCGCGTCGGCGACAACAAGGCCCTCGACCTCGAGCGGATCGCCGCGCTGAAGCCGGACCTGATCGTCGTCTGGCGGCACGGCAACGCCGAACGGCAGACCGATGCGCTGCGGGCGCTGCACATCCCGCTGTTCTTCAGCGAACCGAAACATCTCCACGACGTGGCGACGTCCCTGCGCCAGCTCGGTACGCTGCTCGGCACGGCACCCGTCGCCGACGCGGCCGCGGCATCGTTCTCGCGCGACATCGCGGCGCTGCGCGCACGCTACGCGGCGCGCGCGCCCGTCACGATGTTCTTCCAGGTATGGGACCGGCCGCTGACGACGCTCAACGGCGCG from Burkholderia ambifaria AMMD includes:
- a CDS encoding cobyric acid synthase yields the protein MNAPEAPPRGTLMIQGTTSDAGKSTLVAGLCRLARRAGARVAPFKPQNMALNSAVTADGGEIGRAQALQALAAGVAPHTDFNPVLLKPTSDRGAQVIIHGKARMNLDARAYHDYKPVAFDAVLESYARLRAGYDTVLVEGAGSPAEINLREGDIANMGFAERVDCPVVLVADIDRGGVFAHLVGTLACLSDSERARVRGFVINRFRGDIKLLEPGLDWLRAQTGKPVFGVLPYLHGLLLDAEDMLPSQARSAAARGDAGVLRVVVPALPRISNHTDFDPLRAHPQVEFTYWKSGPVPDADLLILPGSKSVQRDLAWLRDAGWDAVIRRHLRYGGKVIGICGGMQMLGRTLDDPLGLEGAPASVPGLGLLDFDTTLQPDKTLKNVTGHLALPGAAAVHGYEIHMGDTRGPALAAPALTLAAGDASGGVRPDGAVSADGQILATYVHGLFDAPDACAVLLAWAGLDGAERIDYPALREASLERLADSFAEHLDLRALYAEFR
- the cobU gene encoding bifunctional adenosylcobinamide kinase/adenosylcobinamide-phosphate guanylyltransferase → MIPHDLTFVLGGARSGKSAHAERLAADSGRSVTYIATATASAADAEFEQRIAHHRARRPAAWGFADAPVDLAGTLARLDDPRACLLVDCLTLWLTNLLCPLDGEPLDDAQYAAQVERLEHALRHARAKVIVVSNEIGLGVVPLGSVTRRYVDELGRLNQRIAALATRVTLLVAGLPLELKAGAPSC
- the cobD gene encoding threonine-phosphate decarboxylase CobD: MSDARIPHGGNLHEAARRHGIPHDDWLDLSTGINPIGYPVPPVPADAWRRLPDDGDALAACAAGYYHAPDAAHVLPVAGSQAAIRALPALLPIGDAGVAALAYGEYAPAFARHGHRVVPLDIDANVLPATVRHVIVGNPNNPTAECVPVERLLGWHAQLSARGGTLIVDEAFADTGATPSLAQYTDRQGLVVLRSVGKFFGLAGIRAGFVLAHPDLIAALRDVLGAWTVSGPARHAVTAAFADRAWQAAARERLATDGERLATLLRMHGFAVHATPLFSWTDDPRASPLHAALAARGIWTRYFAQPSSVRVGLPGCEAEWRRLAGALAECVPMLQQVSA
- a CDS encoding cobalamin-binding protein, whose protein sequence is MNARLSRLLRPLPPLAMLVALALAHAPVAHADVTARDDAGNTVTLPAPAQRVISLAPHATELVYAAGGGAKLVGTVTYSDYPPAAQAVPRVGDNKALDLERIAALKPDLIVVWRHGNAERQTDALRALHIPLFFSEPKHLHDVATSLRQLGTLLGTAPVADAAAASFSRDIAALRARYAARAPVTMFFQVWDRPLTTLNGAHLFNEVIALCGGRNVFAALKPLAPSVTDEAVLAANPEAIVTTSAGATRSDAPLPSLARWRAWPALTAVARNNLFAIDGDLLTRPSPRIAQGAAALCEDLDAARARRPAR
- the cbiB gene encoding adenosylcobinamide-phosphate synthase CbiB, whose product is MLMLSLPVVAMLAVAAAIVDRIVGEPAGWHPLVAFGRLAGRIEAALNTGRRGRVVGVAAWVAAVVPPVAIAAWLAAVLPWPLAAALHVALLWFALGAKSLADHVAPIAAALLRHDLDAARALTARIVSRDTSEADEGALSRAAVESALENGNDAIFGALFWFVVAGGPGALLFRLANTLDAMWGYRTPRFLTFGWAAARLDDALNWIPARLTAASYALLGDTAAAWRCWRTQARHWDSPNAGPVMAAGAGSLNVQLGGPAVYHGQIEDRPALGTGASATAVHVVAALSLVTRTLALWLALLVASGALILATHHV